The following proteins come from a genomic window of bacterium:
- the hisD gene encoding histidinol dehydrogenase, whose amino-acid sequence MEIIDCRTEKGIRRIEKISAASFFDEEVEAVVAEILNKVRRMGDKALIEFTQKFDNYLLSPAAIKVKNEILDLSFSNLSKELLASLKFSMKNVEEYAKKQLKKSWMIKKKDGSEIGLEIRPVEKVGIYVPGGTAPLVSTVLMTAVIARVAGVKEIYAATPPCCGGDINPSILGACKLAGVNAVFRMGGAQAVAAFAFGTESVPRVDKIVGPGNIFVSCAKKQVYGLVDIDMVAGPSEVMITADKSSKIPYIAADMLAQAEHDASSRIFLVSDSGVVLENAEKEVYKQAVKLSRKKILSETLRNNTFLVLVRNKRQAADIINSVGPEHLEIMSEDADYILKRTDNAGAVFIGNWSPEAVGDYVAGPSHVLPTGGRARFFSALSVGDFLKNISTIKYSRDGLRKASKYAIKLSDTEGLGAHGNSIKIRLKENCR is encoded by the coding sequence ATGGAAATTATTGACTGCCGGACAGAAAAGGGAATAAGGCGAATCGAAAAAATAAGCGCAGCTTCATTTTTTGATGAAGAGGTCGAGGCTGTGGTCGCGGAAATATTGAATAAAGTCAGAAGGATGGGCGATAAGGCTTTAATAGAATTCACCCAGAAGTTTGATAATTATTTGTTATCCCCTGCGGCTATTAAGGTTAAGAATGAAATATTAGACCTGTCCTTTTCTAACCTGTCAAAGGAGCTTTTGGCATCGTTGAAGTTTTCCATGAAAAATGTCGAAGAATACGCGAAAAAGCAGCTTAAAAAAAGCTGGATGATAAAGAAAAAGGATGGTTCTGAAATCGGACTGGAAATAAGGCCTGTCGAAAAAGTTGGAATTTATGTGCCCGGAGGCACAGCTCCGCTGGTCTCTACCGTACTGATGACTGCGGTCATCGCGCGTGTTGCGGGCGTTAAAGAGATATATGCGGCTACCCCTCCCTGTTGCGGCGGGGATATAAACCCGTCTATTTTAGGCGCGTGTAAATTAGCGGGTGTCAATGCCGTGTTCCGCATGGGAGGAGCTCAGGCCGTGGCGGCATTTGCTTTCGGAACGGAAAGTGTTCCCAGGGTTGACAAGATAGTCGGGCCGGGAAATATATTTGTTTCCTGCGCCAAAAAACAGGTTTACGGTCTGGTTGATATCGATATGGTCGCCGGGCCAAGCGAGGTTATGATAACAGCCGACAAATCTTCAAAAATCCCATATATTGCGGCTGATATGCTTGCGCAGGCCGAACATGACGCGTCCAGCAGAATATTTCTTGTTTCGGATTCAGGGGTTGTGCTGGAAAACGCGGAAAAAGAAGTTTATAAACAGGCAGTGAAATTATCCAGAAAGAAAATTTTATCCGAAACCCTGCGCAACAATACTTTCCTTGTGCTTGTTCGGAATAAGCGGCAGGCGGCGGATATAATTAACTCAGTCGGCCCCGAACATCTTGAGATAATGTCGGAAGATGCCGATTATATCCTGAAAAGAACCGATAATGCGGGGGCTGTATTTATAGGGAACTGGTCTCCCGAAGCGGTCGGGGATTATGTCGCCGGGCCCAGCCATGTTCTGCCTACCGGCGGAAGGGCCAGGTTTTTTTCGGCGTTATCCGTTGGTGATTTCCTGAAAAATATTTCTACAATCAAATATTCCAGAGACGGATTAAGAAAAGCGTCAAAATATGCGATTAAGCTTTCTGATACCGAGGGGCTTGGAGCTCACGGAAATTCAATAAAGATCCGCTTAAAAGAAAATTGCCGTTAA